One Gordonia zhaorongruii DNA segment encodes these proteins:
- a CDS encoding 3-deoxy-7-phosphoheptulonate synthase, which yields MTTSTENPETAETTSHRRVTGFSPIPSPDTLCSELPLTARRAEAVQRDRDEIAAILAGRDDRLIVVVGPCSVHDPVAAIDYARRLAPLAKEYADTLKIVMRVYFEKPRTTVGWKGLINDPGMDGSFDVERGLRTARGLLLDIIDLGLPVGCEFLEPTSPQYIADAVAWGAIGARTTESQVHRQLASGLSMPIGFKNGTDGNVQVAIDGVKAAAAEHVFFGVDDFGRGAVVQTAGNEDCHIILRGGTHGPNHDAESVAAAVAALGGANLSPKVMVDCSHANSGKDHERQAQVAVEVAEAFATARRAGHDVALSGVMLESFLEPGAQAVPNDAQGRAALVYGKSVTDKCMGWDASTDVLASLARAAG from the coding sequence GTGACCACTTCCACCGAGAATCCCGAGACCGCTGAGACCACGTCGCACCGGCGGGTGACGGGCTTCTCGCCGATTCCCTCACCGGACACCCTGTGCAGCGAACTGCCGCTGACCGCGCGTCGCGCCGAGGCAGTGCAGCGCGACCGCGATGAGATCGCGGCGATCCTCGCGGGCCGCGACGACCGCCTCATCGTCGTCGTCGGACCGTGCTCGGTCCACGATCCCGTGGCCGCGATCGATTACGCGCGCAGGCTCGCGCCGCTCGCGAAGGAGTACGCGGACACTCTGAAGATCGTGATGCGCGTGTACTTCGAGAAGCCGCGCACCACCGTCGGGTGGAAGGGGCTCATCAACGATCCCGGTATGGACGGTTCCTTCGACGTGGAGCGGGGACTGCGCACCGCGCGCGGACTGCTCCTCGACATCATCGATCTCGGCCTGCCGGTCGGGTGCGAGTTCCTGGAGCCGACGAGCCCCCAGTACATCGCCGACGCCGTCGCCTGGGGTGCGATCGGCGCCCGGACCACCGAGTCGCAGGTGCACCGGCAGTTGGCGTCCGGCTTGTCGATGCCGATCGGTTTCAAGAACGGTACCGACGGCAACGTGCAGGTGGCGATCGACGGCGTGAAGGCCGCCGCAGCCGAGCACGTGTTCTTCGGCGTGGACGACTTCGGTCGCGGTGCGGTGGTGCAGACCGCAGGCAACGAGGACTGCCACATCATCCTGCGCGGTGGCACTCACGGGCCGAACCACGACGCGGAGTCGGTGGCCGCAGCAGTGGCCGCGCTGGGCGGGGCGAACCTGTCGCCGAAGGTGATGGTCGACTGCTCGCACGCGAACTCGGGCAAGGACCACGAGCGCCAGGCGCAGGTGGCCGTCGAGGTCGCGGAGGCGTTCGCGACCGCACGGCGCGCGGGCCACGACGTCGCACTGAGCGGGGTCATGCTCGAGAGCTTCCTGGAGCCGGGTGCCCAGGCGGTCCCGAACGACGCGCAGGGGCGGGCGGCTCTGGTGTACGGCAAGTCGGTCACCGACAAGTGCATGGGCTGGGACGCCAGCACCGATGTGCTGGCGTCCCTCGCCAGGGCTGCGGGCTAG
- a CDS encoding PepSY-associated TM helix domain-containing protein, translated as MRMLHRLHFYAGVMVAPFILIAAVTGALYALAPSIEQAVYADELHTDSTGTSQSLALQVTAAQVVHPGLALNAVRPAPEVGDTTRVIFDDPSLGESERRAVFVDPATLEVRGDLVVYGSSNALPLRQWLDQLHRQLHLGEPGRLYSELAASWMWVIVLAGVGLWISRIRRQRRATGTGSFVIGQRGNRGRNRTVNRHAVIGVWIAVGLVFLSATGLTWSKYAGENITQLREDLSWTNPVTDTVLPGGAPAPSGGEHAGHGGMTMHADSSPSRVGEIDTAYALARSAGLGTGVEITMPAAGSAFTVTEVRAPWQFSPDAVAVDPAHDRVSATNWFADWPLAAKLANLGIALHMGILFGVANQVALFVLAVGVIAMIALGYRAWWQRRSRRARVPVGSAPARGALRDAPIAVSTAVAVIAIGVGWFVPLLGWPLLAFVVIDVAAGRYRARRNSRTAARFDRSQPGRTQPDRT; from the coding sequence ATGCGAATGCTGCACCGGCTCCACTTCTACGCGGGCGTCATGGTGGCGCCCTTCATCCTGATCGCCGCCGTCACCGGCGCTCTGTACGCGCTGGCTCCGTCGATCGAGCAGGCCGTCTACGCCGACGAACTGCACACCGACTCCACCGGCACCTCGCAATCCCTCGCCCTGCAGGTGACGGCCGCGCAAGTCGTGCACCCGGGCCTGGCGCTCAACGCCGTTCGCCCGGCGCCCGAAGTCGGCGACACCACGCGCGTCATTTTCGACGACCCGTCCCTCGGCGAATCGGAGCGGCGGGCGGTGTTCGTCGACCCGGCCACCCTCGAGGTGCGCGGCGATCTCGTCGTCTACGGCAGCTCGAACGCCCTCCCCCTGCGCCAGTGGCTCGACCAACTGCACCGGCAGCTGCACCTGGGCGAGCCGGGCAGGCTCTACAGCGAGCTCGCCGCATCCTGGATGTGGGTCATCGTGCTCGCCGGAGTCGGACTGTGGATCTCGCGGATCCGCAGACAGCGCCGGGCGACGGGCACCGGCTCGTTCGTCATCGGACAGCGCGGGAACCGGGGCCGCAACCGCACCGTGAACCGGCACGCCGTGATCGGTGTGTGGATCGCCGTCGGCCTGGTCTTCCTGTCGGCCACCGGCCTGACCTGGTCGAAGTACGCGGGCGAGAACATCACCCAACTGCGCGAGGACCTGAGCTGGACCAACCCGGTCACCGACACCGTCCTGCCCGGCGGCGCACCCGCCCCGTCCGGAGGTGAGCACGCGGGCCACGGGGGCATGACCATGCACGCCGACAGCAGCCCGTCGCGGGTCGGCGAGATCGACACCGCCTACGCACTCGCCCGGTCCGCTGGACTGGGCACCGGCGTCGAGATCACCATGCCGGCCGCCGGCAGCGCGTTCACCGTGACCGAAGTGCGCGCGCCCTGGCAGTTCTCGCCGGACGCGGTGGCCGTCGATCCAGCCCACGACCGGGTGAGCGCCACGAACTGGTTCGCCGACTGGCCGCTCGCCGCGAAACTGGCGAACCTCGGCATCGCGCTGCACATGGGAATCCTGTTCGGCGTCGCGAATCAGGTCGCACTGTTCGTACTCGCCGTCGGCGTGATCGCGATGATCGCGCTCGGTTACCGCGCGTGGTGGCAGCGTCGCTCCCGGCGTGCGCGGGTCCCTGTCGGCAGCGCTCCCGCACGCGGCGCCCTGCGCGACGCCCCGATCGCCGTGTCCACCGCGGTGGCGGTGATCGCGATCGGCGTCGGCTGGTTCGTTCCGCTGCTCGGCTGGCCCCTGCTGGCCTTCGTCGTCATCGACGTCGCCGCCGGTCGGTACCGGGCACGACGCAATTCCCGGACCGCCGCCCGGTTCGACCGGTCCCAGCCCGGCCGAACCCAGCCCGACCGAACTTAG
- the trhA gene encoding PAQR family membrane homeostasis protein TrhA codes for MNQPPAADPSDPSISSDLAHADKPTLRGVIHKYSSFIAAAVGIILIVGTAMHRSAWPVVSVVVYVLTICALFTVSSVYHRINWTSPSVRIAMKRADHSMIFVFIAGTYTPFCMMGLGGSTRWWVLGIVWTGAAIGVMVKMLWPESPRWLGVILYTALGWMIVFVLPGLLDKAGVAVLVLLAAGGLFYSLGGILYALSWPEPWPGVFGYHEVFHACTAIAALLHYIAVWLVVLN; via the coding sequence ATGAATCAGCCGCCGGCCGCGGATCCCTCCGACCCGTCGATCTCGTCCGACCTCGCCCACGCGGACAAGCCGACCCTCCGGGGCGTGATCCACAAGTACTCGTCGTTCATCGCGGCCGCGGTCGGCATCATCCTGATCGTCGGCACCGCCATGCACCGGTCGGCGTGGCCGGTCGTGTCGGTGGTCGTCTACGTGCTCACCATCTGCGCGCTGTTCACGGTGAGCAGCGTCTATCACCGGATCAACTGGACATCGCCGTCGGTGCGGATCGCGATGAAGCGCGCCGACCATTCGATGATCTTCGTGTTCATCGCAGGCACGTACACCCCGTTCTGCATGATGGGCCTCGGCGGCTCGACTCGTTGGTGGGTTCTCGGGATCGTGTGGACCGGCGCGGCCATCGGCGTCATGGTCAAGATGCTGTGGCCGGAGTCCCCGCGTTGGCTCGGGGTGATCCTGTACACGGCACTCGGGTGGATGATCGTGTTCGTGCTCCCGGGCCTGCTCGACAAGGCGGGCGTGGCGGTGCTGGTGCTACTCGCCGCCGGTGGGCTCTTCTACAGTCTCGGCGGCATTCTGTACGCCCTGAGTTGGCCGGAGCCGTGGCCTGGCGTGTTCGGATACCACGAGGTGTTCCATGCGTGCACCGCTATCGCCGCGTTGCTGCACTACATCGCCGTGTGGCTGGTCGTCCTGAACTAG
- a CDS encoding isoprenyl transferase: protein MKLLPDALRSGMYRVYESRLVQLMDTERVPRHVAIICDGNRRWAREAGFEDVSHGHRVGAKRIADMLGWCAELGIGAVTIYLLSTENLSRESDELDALMKIVPDIVDEISHGDWRVRIVGKLDHLPEPVADRLREASARTDDLSGMNVNVAVGYGGRQEIVDAVQSLLSSAAESGADPAEMVDAVSVAGIDANLYTSGQPDPDLVIRTSGEQRLSGFLLWQSAYSEIWFTDAYWPEFRRVDFLRALRDYAARNRRFGK, encoded by the coding sequence GTGAAATTGCTTCCGGACGCTCTGCGCAGCGGCATGTACCGCGTCTACGAGAGTCGCCTCGTGCAATTGATGGACACCGAGCGGGTGCCGAGGCATGTGGCGATCATCTGCGACGGCAACCGGCGGTGGGCCAGGGAAGCCGGCTTCGAGGACGTCAGCCACGGCCATCGGGTCGGCGCCAAGCGGATCGCGGACATGCTCGGCTGGTGCGCGGAGCTCGGCATCGGTGCGGTCACCATCTACCTGCTCTCCACCGAGAACCTGTCGAGAGAGTCCGACGAGCTCGACGCGCTCATGAAGATCGTCCCGGACATCGTCGACGAGATCTCGCACGGCGACTGGCGGGTCCGCATCGTCGGCAAGCTCGACCATCTGCCCGAGCCGGTGGCCGACCGGCTCCGGGAGGCGTCGGCGCGCACCGACGACCTCTCCGGGATGAACGTCAACGTGGCGGTCGGATACGGCGGACGCCAGGAGATCGTCGACGCCGTCCAGTCGCTGCTCTCCTCGGCAGCTGAGTCCGGCGCAGACCCGGCCGAGATGGTGGATGCGGTGAGCGTCGCCGGCATCGACGCCAACCTCTACACGTCCGGCCAACCCGATCCCGACCTCGTCATCCGCACGTCGGGGGAGCAGCGCCTCAGCGGTTTCCTGCTGTGGCAGAGCGCCTACTCCGAGATCTGGTTCACCGACGCCTATTGGCCGGAATTCCGTAGGGTGGACTTCCTACGGGCGCTCCGCGACTACGCGGCCCGGAATCGCCGTTTCGGAAAGTAG
- a CDS encoding SDR family oxidoreductase: MRVTVVGATGQFGALVSERLEESGGAVVRAHRGSGVNAVTGEGLADACAGSDVIVDVTNFASRSGAKSRRFFGSVARNVSLVASQTGAHVVYLTIVGAAEPDVHAKMGHYQGKAEQESVYAAELGAGATAVASVQWYSLAETFLSMMKVGPVAMLPHMLSKPAAAEDVAAEFARVVLDPNRPQRFTVAGPDVIDMADVGRRIAAVDGKPKRIRAINFGGPAMRSGKLIPDRPDAVTAITLDQWLDARTRGR, encoded by the coding sequence GTGCGAGTGACAGTGGTCGGTGCAACCGGACAATTCGGCGCCCTCGTCAGTGAGCGGCTCGAAGAATCCGGCGGCGCCGTCGTCCGCGCACATCGGGGCAGCGGGGTCAACGCGGTCACCGGAGAGGGCCTCGCCGACGCGTGCGCCGGCTCCGACGTGATCGTCGACGTCACCAACTTCGCGTCGCGGAGCGGAGCGAAGTCGCGGCGGTTCTTCGGTTCGGTCGCACGCAACGTCTCGCTCGTCGCCAGTCAGACCGGGGCGCACGTCGTGTACCTCACGATCGTGGGTGCGGCCGAGCCGGACGTGCACGCCAAGATGGGGCATTACCAGGGCAAAGCCGAGCAGGAGTCGGTATACGCCGCCGAGTTGGGGGCCGGCGCGACCGCCGTCGCATCCGTCCAGTGGTACTCGCTGGCCGAGACCTTCCTGTCGATGATGAAGGTCGGGCCGGTTGCGATGCTGCCGCACATGCTCAGCAAGCCCGCGGCCGCGGAGGACGTGGCCGCGGAGTTCGCGCGCGTCGTGCTCGACCCGAACCGGCCGCAGCGGTTCACCGTCGCCGGACCCGACGTGATCGACATGGCCGATGTCGGGCGACGGATCGCGGCGGTGGACGGGAAACCGAAGAGGATCCGGGCGATCAACTTCGGCGGCCCCGCGATGCGGTCGGGGAAGCTGATCCCCGACCGTCCCGACGCGGTCACCGCCATCACGCTCGATCAGTGGCTGGACGCCCGTACCCGAGGCCGCTGA
- a CDS encoding aminoacyl-tRNA deacylase produces the protein MAATPAVAALEQAGVDAAVHRYPHDRRSTDYGAEAVEAMAELGIPAERILKTLVVEVAAADGVRGLAVAVVPVPEKLSLKAVAKALGAAKVTMADTQKVTRTTGYVIGGVSPVGQKSALPTVIDESALIWDTVLCSAGRRGLEIELAPADLVAVTGAVVADITASAGGRG, from the coding sequence ATGGCGGCGACGCCCGCTGTCGCTGCGCTGGAGCAGGCAGGTGTCGATGCCGCCGTCCACCGGTACCCGCACGATCGTCGTTCCACCGATTACGGTGCGGAGGCCGTCGAGGCGATGGCCGAACTCGGCATTCCGGCGGAACGGATCCTCAAGACCCTGGTCGTCGAGGTGGCGGCGGCCGACGGCGTGCGAGGACTGGCCGTCGCCGTCGTTCCGGTACCGGAGAAATTGTCGCTCAAAGCCGTGGCGAAAGCGCTGGGTGCCGCGAAGGTGACCATGGCCGATACGCAGAAAGTCACGCGGACAACGGGTTACGTCATCGGGGGTGTGTCCCCGGTTGGTCAGAAGTCGGCGTTGCCGACGGTGATCGATGAGTCGGCGCTCATCTGGGACACGGTGCTGTGCAGTGCCGGCAGGCGTGGTCTGGAGATCGAACTCGCACCCGCGGACCTCGTCGCCGTCACCGGTGCGGTCGTCGCCGACATCACAGCTTCCGCAGGCGGACGCGGTTGA
- the coaA gene encoding type I pantothenate kinase, which yields MARHSSDRDPGLYLELDRRQWRELRQSMPMVLNEDELEELVGMGEQIDLNEVAEVYLPISRLIHLQVEARQRLFAATSTFLGEHQRNRQVPFVIGIAGSVAVGKSTTARVLAKLLSRWETHPKVDLVTTDGFLYPTAELERRGIMHRKGFPESYDRRALLRFVTEVKSGAALVTAPVYSHVSYDIVPDEVHEVRQPDILIVEGLNVLQTGATLAVADLFDFSIYVDAKTSDIERWYIARFLQMRTTSFANPAAHFHHYASLTDQQARIAARDIWTSINRPNLIENILPTRPRATVVLRKDRDHAINRVRLRKL from the coding sequence ATGGCTCGCCATTCCAGTGATCGCGACCCCGGCCTGTACCTCGAACTCGACCGTCGGCAATGGCGTGAATTGCGACAGTCGATGCCGATGGTCCTCAACGAGGACGAACTCGAAGAGCTCGTCGGCATGGGTGAGCAGATCGACCTCAACGAGGTCGCCGAGGTGTACCTGCCGATCTCCCGACTCATCCACCTCCAGGTCGAGGCGCGCCAGCGGCTGTTCGCCGCCACGTCGACGTTCCTCGGCGAGCACCAGCGAAACCGGCAGGTGCCCTTCGTCATCGGCATCGCGGGCAGCGTCGCGGTCGGCAAGTCGACGACGGCCCGCGTGCTGGCCAAGCTGCTCTCCCGGTGGGAGACCCACCCCAAGGTCGATCTGGTCACCACGGACGGGTTCCTCTATCCGACTGCCGAACTCGAACGCCGCGGGATCATGCACCGCAAGGGCTTCCCCGAGTCGTACGACCGGCGCGCACTCCTGCGCTTCGTCACCGAGGTGAAATCCGGTGCGGCACTGGTGACCGCCCCGGTGTACTCGCATGTCAGCTACGACATCGTCCCCGACGAGGTGCACGAGGTCCGGCAGCCCGACATCCTAATCGTCGAAGGCCTGAACGTGCTGCAGACCGGTGCGACCCTCGCGGTTGCCGACCTGTTCGACTTCTCGATCTACGTCGACGCGAAGACCTCCGACATCGAGCGCTGGTACATCGCCCGCTTCCTGCAGATGCGGACGACGTCGTTCGCCAATCCGGCCGCGCACTTCCACCACTACGCGTCGTTGACCGATCAGCAGGCGCGGATCGCGGCCCGCGACATCTGGACGTCGATCAACCGGCCCAACCTGATCGAGAACATCCTGCCGACCCGACCACGTGCGACGGTCGTGCTCCGCAAGGACCGTGACCACGCGATCAACCGCGTCCGCCTGCGGAAGCTGTGA
- a CDS encoding DUF885 domain-containing protein — MTAAARTSDDPVIEYLRLGLAFDRVEEGFVDAFTGDPELRAEAENAPRPEPADLAVRARELLSRLPDGLPADRAEFVAAHVRALECSARKFAGEDIGFVDEVRAYFDVDIAPADDAHYRQAHERLADALGVPGATGETLRAEYQRYRRNEEIPAKLTEPLIDAFASSLRDVVRAEFPLPTDEVVEFEVVSDKPWSGFNYYRGDYRSTVAVNTDLPQHMSNLPGLIAHEAYPGHHTEHCRKERELVGTGQLEHQIFLVNTPQCLMAEGLADHALVAAMGASWQEWAAEVYADFGLRFDAEKARAVSGAAAGLLTVRQDAALALHDRHQDADTVAAFLEKWLLVAPDRARQMLRFLTSPLWRAYISTYVEGYQLLGTWLDDAPAGGRLGRFGRLLDEPLTPAVLRSELAL, encoded by the coding sequence ATGACAGCAGCGGCGCGCACCTCGGACGATCCGGTGATCGAGTACCTACGCCTGGGCTTGGCCTTCGATCGCGTCGAGGAGGGGTTCGTCGACGCCTTCACGGGTGATCCGGAGCTGCGCGCCGAAGCGGAGAACGCTCCTCGCCCCGAGCCCGCGGACCTCGCGGTACGCGCCCGGGAACTGCTCTCCCGCCTGCCCGACGGGCTGCCGGCTGATCGCGCCGAGTTCGTCGCCGCGCACGTGCGGGCGCTGGAGTGCTCGGCTCGCAAGTTCGCGGGCGAGGACATCGGATTCGTCGACGAGGTCCGCGCCTACTTCGACGTCGACATCGCTCCCGCCGATGACGCGCACTACCGCCAGGCCCACGAGCGCCTCGCCGACGCCCTCGGCGTCCCCGGCGCCACCGGGGAGACGCTGCGCGCCGAGTACCAGCGGTACCGGCGCAACGAGGAGATCCCGGCGAAGCTGACCGAACCGTTGATCGATGCGTTCGCCAGCAGCCTGCGCGACGTCGTCCGCGCCGAGTTCCCGCTGCCGACAGATGAGGTCGTCGAGTTCGAGGTGGTCTCCGACAAGCCGTGGTCGGGATTCAACTACTACCGCGGCGACTACCGGTCGACGGTCGCGGTCAACACCGATCTTCCGCAGCACATGTCGAACCTGCCCGGGCTGATCGCCCACGAGGCGTACCCGGGACACCACACCGAGCACTGCCGAAAGGAGCGTGAACTCGTCGGCACCGGGCAGCTCGAGCACCAGATCTTCCTCGTCAACACGCCGCAGTGCCTGATGGCCGAAGGGCTCGCCGATCATGCGCTCGTCGCCGCGATGGGCGCGTCCTGGCAGGAGTGGGCAGCCGAGGTATACGCGGACTTCGGTCTCCGGTTCGACGCGGAGAAGGCGCGTGCGGTGTCCGGTGCGGCGGCCGGGCTGCTCACTGTCCGGCAGGATGCGGCGCTCGCCCTGCACGACCGCCATCAGGACGCCGACACCGTCGCCGCATTCCTGGAGAAGTGGTTGCTGGTGGCGCCGGATCGTGCGCGTCAGATGCTCCGATTTCTGACCTCGCCGCTCTGGCGTGCCTACATCTCCACCTATGTGGAGGGTTACCAGTTGCTCGGCACGTGGCTCGACGACGCGCCCGCTGGAGGCCGACTCGGCCGATTCGGACGCCTGCTCGACGAACCGCTCACCCCGGCGGTTCTCCGATCCGAGCTCGCGCTCTAG
- the glyA gene encoding serine hydroxymethyltransferase — MSLFTQSLADLDPDVAAAMNGELSRQRDTLEMIASENFVPRAVLQAQGSVLTNKYAEGYPGRRYYGGCEYVDVVEDIARARAKELFGAEFANVQSHAGAQANAAVLQALMQPGETLLGLDLAHGGHLTHGMRLNFSGKLYENVFYGVSKEDFRVDMDEVRKIALDSKPKVIVAGWSAYPRTLDFAAFRSIADEVGAHLWVDMAHFAGLVAAGLHPNPVEHADVVSTTVHKTLGGPRSGMILAKQEWAKKLNSAVFPGQQGGPLMHAVAAKAVALKVAGTDEFAERQRRTVSGAKILADRLLHDDVSKAGVTVLTGGTDVHLVLVDLRDSDLDGQQAEDLLHEIGITVNRNAVPFDPRPPMVTSGLRIGTPALATRGFGDTEFAEVADIIATALAAGKSADVAALRGRVSALALDFPLYEGLEQWGLMSGE, encoded by the coding sequence ATGAGCCTGTTTACGCAGTCCCTGGCCGACCTCGATCCCGACGTCGCCGCAGCCATGAACGGCGAGCTGTCGCGCCAGCGCGACACGCTCGAGATGATCGCGTCGGAGAACTTCGTGCCGCGCGCAGTGCTGCAGGCGCAGGGCAGCGTGCTGACCAACAAGTACGCCGAGGGCTACCCGGGCCGCCGCTACTACGGCGGCTGCGAGTACGTCGACGTCGTCGAGGACATCGCGCGCGCCCGGGCCAAGGAGCTCTTCGGCGCCGAGTTCGCCAACGTCCAGTCGCATGCGGGCGCGCAGGCGAACGCCGCCGTCCTGCAGGCGCTCATGCAGCCGGGCGAGACCCTGCTGGGGCTCGACCTCGCGCACGGCGGTCACCTCACCCACGGCATGCGCCTCAACTTCTCGGGCAAGCTGTACGAGAACGTCTTCTACGGCGTGAGCAAGGAGGACTTCCGCGTCGACATGGACGAGGTGCGCAAGATCGCCCTCGACTCCAAGCCGAAGGTGATCGTCGCAGGCTGGTCCGCCTACCCGCGCACGCTCGACTTCGCGGCCTTCCGATCGATCGCCGACGAGGTCGGCGCGCACCTGTGGGTCGACATGGCGCACTTCGCGGGCCTCGTGGCAGCGGGTCTGCACCCGAACCCCGTCGAGCACGCCGACGTCGTCTCCACCACCGTCCACAAGACCCTCGGCGGACCGCGGTCGGGCATGATCCTCGCCAAGCAGGAGTGGGCCAAGAAGCTGAACTCGGCGGTGTTCCCCGGTCAGCAGGGCGGACCGCTCATGCACGCCGTCGCAGCCAAGGCCGTCGCACTGAAGGTCGCAGGCACCGACGAGTTCGCCGAACGTCAGCGTCGCACCGTCTCGGGCGCCAAGATCCTCGCTGACCGGCTGCTGCACGACGACGTCTCGAAGGCGGGCGTCACCGTCCTCACCGGCGGCACCGACGTCCACCTGGTGCTCGTCGACCTGCGCGATTCCGACCTCGACGGCCAGCAGGCGGAGGATCTGCTGCACGAGATCGGCATCACCGTCAACCGGAACGCCGTGCCCTTCGATCCGCGTCCGCCGATGGTCACCTCGGGGCTGCGAATCGGTACCCCGGCGCTCGCGACGCGCGGGTTCGGCGACACCGAGTTCGCCGAGGTCGCCGACATCATCGCGACGGCTCTCGCCGCCGGAAAATCAGCCGACGTCGCCGCCCTGCGCGGACGTGTCAGCGCCCTCGCGCTCGATTTCCCCCTGTACGAGGGACTCGAGCAGTGGGGTCTGATGAGCGGCGAGTGA
- a CDS encoding acyl-ACP desaturase — protein sequence MSVLSEDELVTALEKALPEITEDHAANMVAWNPSEWVPWDKGRNFAFLGGEDYDPSEQSLSDTSAAGLLALLLTKDNLPSFHRILAKHFPPFSDWRQLVGAWTAEDNRHSIVLRDYLVVTRATDPVDAENRRRIHVVAGWRQSPEAVAGLGPMDALAMLAVHENQCAHFAAELIKTVDDEELVQILEKVRADDAAQATWFADFLAAGTVADQETTVLAVDRALEAIEHIGSDVADFEAQMELLADFETAASDAAIARTLADALKIESLQSLSDEAQAARDRILERASAS from the coding sequence GTGTCAGTTTTGAGTGAAGACGAGTTGGTCACTGCGCTGGAGAAGGCGCTCCCGGAGATCACCGAGGACCACGCCGCCAACATGGTGGCCTGGAACCCGAGTGAATGGGTGCCCTGGGACAAGGGCCGGAACTTCGCGTTCCTGGGTGGCGAGGACTACGACCCCAGCGAGCAGTCGCTGTCGGACACCTCTGCGGCCGGACTCCTGGCGCTGCTCCTGACGAAGGACAACCTGCCGTCCTTCCACCGCATCCTCGCCAAGCACTTCCCGCCGTTCTCCGACTGGCGTCAGCTCGTCGGCGCGTGGACCGCTGAGGACAACCGGCACTCGATCGTGCTGCGCGACTACCTGGTGGTCACGCGTGCGACCGACCCCGTCGACGCCGAGAACCGGCGCCGGATCCACGTGGTCGCCGGCTGGCGCCAGTCGCCGGAGGCCGTCGCCGGGCTCGGACCGATGGACGCGCTGGCCATGCTGGCGGTTCACGAGAACCAATGCGCGCACTTCGCTGCTGAGTTGATCAAGACCGTCGACGACGAAGAGCTGGTCCAGATCCTGGAGAAGGTCCGCGCCGATGACGCCGCGCAGGCCACCTGGTTCGCCGACTTCCTCGCCGCGGGCACGGTCGCCGATCAGGAGACGACCGTCCTCGCCGTGGATCGCGCGCTCGAGGCGATCGAGCACATCGGCTCGGACGTCGCCGACTTCGAGGCCCAGATGGAGCTCCTCGCCGATTTCGAGACCGCTGCATCCGACGCGGCGATCGCCCGTACGCTCGCCGATGCACTCAAGATCGAGAGCCTGCAGAGCCTCAGTGATGAGGCGCAGGCCGCTCGCGATCGCATCCTGGAGCGTGCTTCCGCGAGCTGA